Proteins from a single region of Chitinibacter bivalviorum:
- a CDS encoding dienelactone hydrolase family protein, with protein sequence MMIKSEITDLNTATGVMRTYVHRPAEAGQYPTILFYSEIFQQTGPIERAAKIIAGHGYNVLVPEVFHELNPIGTVLAYDDAGRDKGNADKMAKSVEGYDTDNAAMIAWAKQQPWHSGDFGAMGFCIGGHLAFRAALQPEIKATACFYATDLHTNVIPNQPGQHSMERLADISGELLMIFGKQDPHIPAAGRAQVYQSLVAADKTFTWHEFNGPHAFMRDEGDRYDPQLALLGYQLAFDLFRRNLK encoded by the coding sequence ATGATGATTAAAAGCGAAATCACCGATCTCAATACCGCCACCGGCGTGATGCGCACGTATGTGCATCGTCCAGCTGAAGCTGGCCAATATCCGACGATTCTGTTTTATTCCGAGATTTTCCAGCAAACCGGTCCGATTGAGCGCGCGGCGAAAATCATTGCTGGCCACGGCTATAACGTCTTGGTGCCGGAAGTGTTCCATGAGCTCAATCCGATCGGTACCGTACTGGCTTACGACGACGCGGGCCGCGATAAAGGCAACGCCGATAAAATGGCTAAATCGGTTGAAGGCTACGACACCGACAATGCCGCGATGATTGCTTGGGCCAAACAGCAACCTTGGCATAGCGGTGATTTTGGCGCGATGGGTTTCTGCATCGGCGGCCATTTGGCTTTCCGCGCCGCGCTACAACCAGAAATCAAAGCCACCGCGTGTTTTTACGCGACTGATTTGCACACCAATGTGATTCCAAATCAGCCTGGCCAGCACAGTATGGAACGCCTCGCCGACATCAGCGGCGAATTGCTGATGATTTTCGGCAAGCAAGACCCACACATTCCAGCGGCGGGTCGTGCGCAGGTGTATCAATCTTTGGTGGCGGCCGATAAAACCTTCACTTGGCACGAGTTCAACGGCCCGCACGCCTTTATGCGCGACGAAGGCGATCGCTATGACCCGCAATTGGCGCTGCTCGGCTACCAATTGGCATTTGATTTATTCCGTCGTAATTTGAAATAA
- a CDS encoding protease inhibitor I42 family protein → MKNGWLIALSGVLLCHSAVAERVLTPLQHQQTIVIKPKEAVMVKLPASPNTGYLWFFEKPNSEAMKLVQDWKFTPWNKNQLNSPGDSTWRFRAQQEGEVTLKFVYRKPWEGPEIEPLDFREYKIIISNKKPELSAES, encoded by the coding sequence ATGAAAAACGGTTGGCTTATTGCGCTGAGCGGGGTACTTCTATGCCATTCTGCAGTGGCTGAACGTGTCCTCACCCCGCTGCAGCACCAGCAAACTATTGTGATCAAACCCAAAGAAGCGGTAATGGTCAAACTACCGGCCAGCCCCAATACCGGCTATTTATGGTTCTTTGAAAAACCCAATAGTGAAGCGATGAAATTGGTGCAGGACTGGAAATTTACGCCGTGGAATAAAAATCAGCTCAATTCCCCAGGCGATAGCACTTGGCGCTTTAGAGCGCAGCAGGAAGGTGAAGTCACGCTAAAGTTTGTTTACCGCAAACCGTGGGAAGGCCCGGAGATCGAGCCGCTGGATTTTCGCGAGTACAAGATCATTATCTCGAACAAAAAGCCCGAGCTAAGTGCCGAGAGTTAA
- the metW gene encoding methionine biosynthesis protein MetW has product MAQHNTLRPDLKHIADQIKPGSRVLDLGCADGELLAWLQANKAVRGIGVDVDVMSIVACVEKGLNVIQADMESGLQSFEDGSFDYVVLSLTIQAMHNIELILQEMLRVGKVGLVTFPNFGFWENRWQILIGRMPVSETIPYEWYNTPNIHFCTVKDFDKLLTKMGMKVDKQVVLHQGETVDFLPNLFGSLALVQFSACAK; this is encoded by the coding sequence ATGGCTCAGCACAACACCCTCCGCCCCGACCTGAAACACATTGCCGATCAAATCAAACCCGGCTCGCGTGTGCTGGATTTGGGCTGCGCCGACGGCGAATTGCTCGCTTGGCTGCAGGCCAATAAAGCCGTGCGTGGCATCGGCGTTGATGTCGATGTGATGTCGATTGTCGCTTGTGTGGAAAAAGGCCTGAATGTGATTCAGGCCGATATGGAAAGCGGCCTGCAAAGCTTTGAAGACGGCAGTTTTGATTATGTCGTACTGTCGCTGACGATTCAGGCGATGCACAATATCGAGCTGATCTTGCAAGAAATGTTGCGCGTCGGCAAAGTTGGCTTGGTCACTTTCCCGAACTTTGGCTTCTGGGAAAACCGCTGGCAAATCCTGATTGGCCGCATGCCCGTGTCTGAGACAATCCCCTACGAGTGGTACAACACGCCGAATATTCATTTCTGCACGGTCAAAGATTTTGACAAATTGCTGACTAAAATGGGTATGAAAGTCGATAAACAAGTCGTGCTGCACCAAGGTGAAACTGTCGACTTTTTGCCGAATCTGTTTGGCAGTTTGGCGCTGGTGCAATTTAGCGCCTGCGCAAAGTAA
- a CDS encoding GNAT family N-acetyltransferase: MALLTRYRLRRATLDDLSAIVSWPQTPTELRYLFPRASWPAEPLQLLEHLAGHEDGFVVCDEDRVLGFASLYNTKHNGRAWIGHLVVHPRARRMGVARYLVCALSTIAQDRHQAIEMATICFANNQSAYDFYHNIGFRNEGWETRIDHKGDALKVYRLTKTI; the protein is encoded by the coding sequence ATGGCCTTACTGACCCGCTATCGCCTACGTCGCGCCACGCTCGATGACCTCAGCGCCATTGTGAGCTGGCCGCAAACGCCAACCGAGCTGCGCTATTTGTTTCCGCGCGCCAGCTGGCCGGCCGAACCGTTGCAATTATTAGAGCACTTGGCGGGGCATGAGGACGGTTTTGTCGTCTGCGATGAAGACCGGGTGCTGGGCTTTGCCAGCCTATATAACACCAAGCACAATGGTCGCGCATGGATTGGGCATTTGGTCGTCCACCCGCGCGCGCGCCGCATGGGCGTTGCACGTTATCTGGTGTGCGCTTTAAGTACCATTGCGCAAGACCGCCATCAAGCGATTGAAATGGCCACCATTTGCTTTGCCAATAACCAAAGCGCCTACGATTTTTATCACAATATCGGTTTTCGCAATGAAGGCTGGGAAACGCGAATCGACCACAAGGGCGATGCGCTCAAAGTGTATCGCCTGACCAAAACAATTTAA
- a CDS encoding DUF6929 family protein, translating into MLKHILAAALSATLALHAHANESYQLELGASNLNQDLPSASGMAYRNGFFYAVGDDAQWLFELDQNFHITDKQLIKAYPLDPNGRINKKVKPDFEAMAQFRQGKQTWSMVLGSGSKAVIREVGFLLSSDRISKHERNLLSLYTQLKMAAGISELNIEGLVLSGSKAYILNRGNGGGNLVFAVKQNELIDYMFGKLDGFSKIETFKVKLPQVAGFEAGLSGGDYWAKNNSLVYTASVEATGDSYNDGQILGSFIGVIPLGKLKAGEVMDLTPTSVPLLDANGRVVITKAESLAITSSEEDEIKGAIASDNDNGTSEFFRFKLEKND; encoded by the coding sequence ATGTTGAAACATATCCTCGCAGCTGCGCTGTCCGCTACATTGGCCTTGCACGCCCATGCCAATGAAAGCTACCAATTGGAATTAGGCGCATCCAATCTAAACCAAGACCTTCCCTCTGCATCGGGCATGGCTTATCGCAACGGCTTTTTCTATGCAGTCGGTGATGATGCGCAATGGCTATTTGAATTGGACCAGAATTTCCATATCACGGATAAACAGCTGATCAAAGCGTATCCACTCGATCCGAATGGGCGCATCAATAAAAAAGTGAAGCCCGACTTTGAAGCAATGGCGCAATTTCGTCAGGGCAAGCAAACCTGGAGCATGGTACTCGGTTCTGGCAGCAAAGCCGTGATTCGGGAAGTTGGCTTTTTACTTTCTAGCGATCGCATCAGCAAACACGAACGTAATCTGCTTAGCCTGTATACCCAGCTTAAAATGGCCGCAGGCATCAGTGAGCTAAATATTGAAGGACTCGTATTAAGTGGCAGCAAAGCCTATATCCTCAATCGCGGCAATGGCGGTGGGAATCTGGTATTTGCCGTCAAGCAAAACGAGCTTATCGACTATATGTTTGGCAAACTCGATGGCTTTAGTAAAATCGAAACCTTCAAGGTCAAGCTCCCGCAAGTAGCCGGCTTTGAAGCGGGCCTTTCCGGTGGTGATTATTGGGCAAAAAACAATAGTCTTGTTTACACCGCATCAGTGGAAGCCACCGGAGATTCATATAATGATGGGCAAATTTTGGGGAGCTTTATTGGCGTGATCCCATTGGGAAAACTCAAGGCCGGCGAAGTGATGGATCTAACGCCCACTTCAGTTCCACTACTTGATGCCAATGGTCGCGTTGTCATCACCAAAGCGGAATCTCTAGCGATTACCAGCAGCGAAGAAGACGAAATCAAAGGTGCAATTGCCAGCGACAACGACAATGGCACAAGCGAATTCTTCCGCTTTAAGCTGGAAAAAAACGACTAA
- a CDS encoding Gfo/Idh/MocA family protein, with translation MRPIRFGIIGTGNIAQRFFAGLTHVPNATVSAVYSRGGAKARQFAAVHHIPTVFDEIDDLLASDIDAVYIATPHPSHAALSIAALQAGKAVLCEKPAAISLTELDAVIATAQATGRLYMEAMKPPFFPLYQLIRERIEAGAIGDVHFVRAGFANPSVPAGHAVLDPAQAGGGLLDIGIYSAFLAVDWLGAAGEIQTLGRIGASGVDTFASLNIQHERGISQLYCGLDIAGSGEALIGGSAGYVIIHDKWWNPAKATVVNALGEREELAIAPQGSGLNYETAHFCDLLRAGELESPMMSHAKTRAALAMTLHARDILVTKNVGLVSPLGRNPP, from the coding sequence ATGCGTCCAATCCGTTTTGGCATTATTGGTACCGGCAATATTGCGCAACGATTCTTTGCTGGCCTTACGCATGTGCCAAACGCAACCGTTTCTGCCGTGTATAGCCGTGGTGGCGCTAAAGCGCGGCAATTTGCGGCGGTTCACCATATTCCTACCGTGTTTGACGAGATCGACGATCTGCTCGCCAGCGATATCGACGCCGTTTATATCGCTACGCCACACCCCAGCCACGCCGCGCTGAGTATCGCTGCATTGCAAGCGGGTAAAGCCGTGTTGTGCGAAAAGCCTGCCGCAATTTCCTTGACCGAATTAGACGCAGTCATCGCCACCGCCCAGGCCACAGGCCGCCTGTATATGGAAGCGATGAAGCCGCCGTTTTTCCCTTTGTATCAGTTAATTCGCGAACGTATTGAGGCTGGAGCGATTGGTGACGTGCACTTTGTGCGAGCGGGCTTCGCCAACCCCAGCGTTCCCGCTGGCCACGCCGTGCTCGACCCGGCGCAAGCGGGGGGCGGGCTGCTGGATATTGGCATTTACAGCGCATTTCTGGCGGTCGATTGGCTGGGCGCTGCGGGTGAAATTCAAACTTTGGGGCGGATAGGCGCGAGCGGCGTTGATACGTTCGCTAGCTTGAATATCCAGCACGAGCGCGGCATTAGCCAGCTGTATTGTGGCCTCGACATCGCAGGCAGCGGCGAAGCGCTGATTGGTGGCTCAGCGGGTTATGTGATCATCCACGATAAATGGTGGAATCCGGCCAAAGCGACCGTGGTCAACGCACTGGGCGAGCGCGAAGAGCTCGCAATTGCGCCGCAGGGCTCGGGTCTGAATTACGAAACCGCGCATTTTTGCGACTTGCTGCGCGCCGGTGAGCTAGAAAGCCCGATGATGAGCCATGCCAAAACTCGCGCTGCGCTGGCAATGACTTTACACGCACGAGATATATTGGTTACAAAAAATGTAGGGTTGGTTAGCCCTTTAGGGCGTAACCCACCGTGA
- a CDS encoding phosphoribosylaminoimidazolesuccinocarboxamide synthase, whose product MTGLTTTNLTSLKKIYSGKVRDLYQIDETRMLMIATDRLSAFDVILAEPIPEKGKILTAISNFWFDKLKDVVPSHFTGDQPEDVVSAEDLPQVQGRAVVCKRLKPVPVEAIVRGYIAGSGWKEYKQQGTVCGIQLPAGLQEADKLPEPIFTPSTKAAVGDHDENISYAQCEAILGAELAAKVRDTAIMLYKTASEYAATRGIIIGDTKFEFGLDENGVLCLMDEALTPDSSRFWPADQYQPGTNPPSYDKQFVRDWLETTGWDKTPPAPALPAEVAEKTAAKYREALEKLTK is encoded by the coding sequence ATGACCGGCCTGACCACCACCAATCTGACTAGCCTGAAAAAAATCTACTCGGGCAAAGTGCGCGATTTGTATCAAATCGACGAAACCCGCATGCTGATGATCGCAACCGATCGCCTGTCAGCCTTTGACGTGATTCTGGCCGAGCCGATTCCAGAAAAAGGCAAAATCCTCACTGCCATTTCAAATTTCTGGTTTGATAAATTGAAAGACGTGGTGCCTAGCCACTTCACCGGTGATCAGCCAGAAGACGTGGTGTCTGCCGAAGATTTGCCGCAAGTCCAAGGCCGCGCCGTGGTGTGCAAACGCCTGAAACCCGTGCCGGTTGAAGCGATTGTGCGGGGGTATATCGCGGGCAGCGGCTGGAAAGAATACAAACAGCAAGGTACCGTGTGTGGTATCCAATTGCCAGCCGGTCTGCAAGAAGCCGACAAACTGCCAGAACCCATCTTCACACCATCGACTAAAGCCGCAGTCGGCGATCACGACGAAAACATCAGCTACGCGCAGTGCGAAGCAATTTTGGGCGCAGAACTCGCCGCCAAAGTACGCGACACCGCGATCATGCTGTACAAAACCGCCAGCGAATATGCTGCCACCCGCGGCATTATCATCGGCGACACCAAATTTGAATTTGGCCTCGATGAAAATGGCGTGCTGTGCCTGATGGACGAAGCTTTAACGCCTGACAGCAGCCGCTTTTGGCCTGCGGATCAATACCAACCCGGCACCAACCCACCGAGCTACGACAAACAATTCGTGCGCGACTGGCTGGAAACCACCGGCTGGGATAAAACCCCACCAGCCCCAGCACTGCCCGCAGAAGTGGCCGAAAAAACGGCCGCCAAATACCGCGAAGCGCTGGAAAAGTTGACCAAATAA
- a CDS encoding DUF2185 domain-containing protein: MKDFLLDERIIKKIATGHGSCIASDEITIEGYPVGLMYREKPLKDGDSGWRFFSGCEDDKFLNNPKNHSEFDVNVIANYDSSVIALLGSPIGSVFEKGPDEDEFKAVTDWSPLD, encoded by the coding sequence ATGAAAGACTTTCTGCTCGACGAGCGCATTATTAAAAAAATCGCGACTGGCCACGGCAGCTGCATTGCCAGCGACGAGATTACGATTGAAGGCTATCCAGTCGGGCTGATGTATCGCGAAAAACCACTCAAAGACGGCGATAGTGGCTGGCGCTTTTTTTCGGGCTGTGAAGACGACAAGTTCTTGAATAACCCGAAGAACCACAGCGAATTCGACGTGAATGTCATTGCGAACTACGACAGTAGCGTGATCGCCTTGCTCGGCTCGCCCATCGGTAGCGTGTTTGAGAAGGGGCCCGATGAGGATGAATTTAAGGCCGTTACTGATTGGTCGCCGCTGGACTAG
- a CDS encoding hemerythrin domain-containing protein, producing the protein MLNPFATETVTFDTPVAMLIACHDRVRQYAALTETLVTHMAQHGADAAAIAGAQSILRYFDIAAPLHHQDEDDDLFPAMLALAQPELAATIREITAEHDELGALWQQVRAALLAVVAGNDNELTLTLAQEFATRYPAHAAREEDEIYPFASALLTSEQLHVLGRSMAARRGQKV; encoded by the coding sequence ATGCTCAATCCGTTTGCCACTGAAACCGTCACGTTTGATACTCCCGTGGCGATGTTGATCGCCTGTCATGACCGTGTGCGGCAATATGCAGCGCTCACTGAAACGCTGGTGACGCATATGGCGCAACACGGCGCGGATGCCGCTGCCATCGCGGGGGCGCAATCGATTTTGCGCTATTTTGACATCGCCGCACCATTGCACCACCAAGATGAAGACGACGATTTATTTCCCGCCATGCTGGCCCTCGCGCAGCCGGAGTTGGCGGCGACGATCCGTGAGATTACGGCCGAGCATGATGAGCTGGGTGCGCTCTGGCAGCAAGTGCGAGCCGCCTTGCTCGCAGTGGTGGCGGGTAATGATAATGAATTGACTTTGACGCTGGCGCAGGAATTTGCGACGCGTTATCCCGCGCATGCTGCGCGTGAGGAGGACGAGATCTATCCATTTGCCAGCGCTTTACTCACTAGCGAGCAGTTGCATGTACTCGGCCGAAGTATGGCCGCGCGGCGCGGGCAAAAAGTTTAA
- a CDS encoding M14 family metallopeptidase, whose protein sequence is MIRVTSNFDSGSIDVIDASDAANIRLKLRPDNASDFAQWFHFRLSGARDVDCSLKIENAGQSAYPDGWPDYQAVASYDRENWFRVETEYDGQTLTINHTPQTDVIWFAYFEPYSWERHQTLIGNAITASPWVKLEQLGVTPDGHDFDLLRIGVQKGYYGINKKKVWVTARQHPGESMAEWFVEGLLETLLDPQNPIARALLEKCVFYVVPNMNPDGSVRGNLRTNAKGANLNREWQTPTLERSPEVYWVREKMKQVGVDAFFDIHGDEAIPHNFVAGCESNESFSCRQHDLQEAFKKAWLAASPDFQVEHGYEVGKFGPETLTLGTNWVGNEFDCLAYTVEMPFKDTANRPLPEVGWNGERSTQFGSSMLSALYAIVEQI, encoded by the coding sequence ATGATTCGTGTTACGAGTAACTTTGATTCCGGTTCGATTGATGTGATTGACGCTAGCGACGCCGCCAATATCCGTCTGAAACTGCGCCCCGATAACGCATCCGACTTTGCACAATGGTTTCACTTTCGTTTGAGCGGCGCGCGTGATGTCGATTGTTCGTTGAAGATCGAAAACGCGGGGCAGAGCGCCTATCCCGATGGCTGGCCGGATTATCAGGCGGTGGCAAGTTACGATAGAGAAAACTGGTTTCGTGTTGAGACTGAATACGATGGCCAGACGCTGACGATCAATCACACGCCGCAAACCGATGTGATCTGGTTTGCTTATTTCGAGCCGTATAGCTGGGAGCGCCACCAAACGCTGATCGGCAACGCGATTACCGCATCACCGTGGGTCAAGCTGGAGCAACTGGGCGTGACGCCTGATGGGCATGATTTCGATTTGCTGCGCATCGGCGTGCAAAAAGGCTATTACGGCATCAATAAAAAGAAAGTTTGGGTCACAGCGCGCCAGCATCCGGGTGAAAGCATGGCCGAGTGGTTTGTCGAAGGCTTGCTCGAAACGCTACTTGATCCGCAAAACCCAATTGCGCGGGCATTGCTGGAAAAATGCGTGTTTTACGTCGTGCCGAATATGAACCCAGATGGTAGCGTGCGCGGTAATTTGCGCACCAATGCCAAGGGCGCCAACCTCAACCGTGAATGGCAAACGCCAACACTGGAGCGCAGCCCAGAAGTCTATTGGGTGCGTGAAAAAATGAAGCAGGTGGGCGTGGATGCCTTTTTTGATATTCATGGTGATGAGGCAATTCCGCACAATTTTGTCGCTGGTTGCGAGAGCAATGAGTCCTTCTCATGCCGCCAACATGATTTGCAAGAAGCATTCAAAAAAGCGTGGTTGGCGGCTAGCCCCGATTTCCAAGTGGAGCATGGCTACGAAGTCGGCAAGTTTGGCCCGGAAACATTGACGCTTGGCACGAACTGGGTCGGCAATGAATTCGATTGCCTGGCCTATACGGTGGAAATGCCATTCAAAGACACCGCCAATCGTCCGCTGCCCGAAGTAGGCTGGAATGGCGAGCGTTCAACGCAGTTCGGTAGCAGTATGCTCAGCGCGCTGTATGCGATTGTGGAGCAGATTTAA
- a CDS encoding 5-(carboxyamino)imidazole ribonucleotide synthase yields the protein MSNNTTKPILPPAMLGILGGGQLGRMFASAAKNMGYRVTVLDPDSHAPAADFADEHLCKSFTDPEALQYMAEHCAAITTEFENVNADSMRWLAAQGIPVSPSGDCVAIAQDRIAEKTFIRDAGLDVAPFIAVKNAASLEGDLSPYLPGILKTARLGYDGKGQVRVKTAEEARFAHAEMKHQPCVLEKMMPLVAEVSVIVTRTRANEVVSFPVAENEHVNGILDVSIVPARVSAAVSDRARAMAMQLAEKLDYVGVMAVEFFVLEDEQLVINEMAPRPHNSGHYTLDATLTSQFEQQVRAMCGLYPGKPDLLKPAVMVNLLGDVWGEDGAEPRWEILMTAPNTKLHLYGKKLARPGRKMGHFNVLADSAQDALEQANAIKETL from the coding sequence ATGAGCAATAACACGACAAAACCGATCTTGCCACCCGCGATGCTGGGCATTCTGGGCGGCGGCCAGTTGGGTCGCATGTTTGCTTCGGCAGCCAAAAACATGGGCTATCGCGTGACCGTACTCGACCCGGACAGCCACGCGCCTGCGGCGGACTTTGCCGATGAGCATTTGTGCAAATCGTTTACCGATCCTGAAGCGCTGCAATACATGGCCGAGCATTGCGCGGCCATCACCACCGAATTTGAAAATGTGAATGCCGACTCAATGCGCTGGCTTGCCGCGCAAGGCATTCCGGTTTCGCCCAGCGGCGATTGCGTCGCCATTGCGCAAGACCGTATTGCAGAAAAAACCTTTATCCGCGACGCGGGTTTGGATGTCGCCCCCTTTATTGCGGTAAAAAATGCAGCTAGCTTGGAAGGTGATTTATCGCCCTACCTGCCCGGCATTTTGAAAACCGCACGTTTGGGCTACGACGGCAAAGGCCAAGTGCGCGTTAAAACCGCCGAAGAAGCGCGTTTTGCCCACGCGGAAATGAAACATCAGCCCTGTGTGCTGGAAAAAATGATGCCGCTGGTCGCTGAAGTCTCGGTGATTGTGACGCGCACCCGCGCCAACGAAGTTGTGAGCTTTCCGGTGGCCGAAAACGAACACGTCAATGGCATTCTGGATGTGTCGATTGTGCCTGCCCGTGTTTCGGCGGCAGTGTCGGATCGCGCTCGCGCGATGGCGATGCAATTGGCCGAAAAGCTCGATTACGTTGGCGTGATGGCGGTGGAGTTTTTCGTATTGGAAGACGAACAACTTGTCATCAATGAAATGGCGCCACGCCCGCATAACTCGGGCCATTACACACTCGACGCGACGCTGACCAGCCAGTTTGAGCAGCAAGTTCGCGCCATGTGCGGCCTGTATCCCGGCAAGCCCGATTTGCTCAAACCCGCCGTCATGGTGAATTTGCTCGGCGATGTGTGGGGCGAAGATGGCGCAGAGCCGCGTTGGGAAATCCTGATGACGGCGCCGAATACCAAGCTGCACCTATATGGTAAAAAGCTCGCGCGTCCGGGTCGCAAGATGGGTCACTTCAATGTATTGGCCGACAGCGCACAAGATGCACTTGAGCAAGCCAACGCGATCAAAGAAACCTTGTAA
- a CDS encoding DNA alkylation repair protein, which produces MQDQFCLSRFVARWLGTYQNTLASAADPIRAIGMAAYMKNQFIFMGIPTPTRRKLLASFEFKIKQDSSADEILALAHALYQLAEREYHYSALDLLVRCQSKLSAEHLPALEALITTHSWWNTVDLLASKVVGQLVQTDRTLVTRMDELVSHPNLWLRRTAILYQLGWKTDTDQARLFHACLANAAETDFFIRKAIGWALRQYARVEPAAVADFVTQHRAQLSALSQREALKHLAN; this is translated from the coding sequence ATGCAAGATCAATTTTGCTTAAGTCGTTTCGTCGCGCGCTGGCTGGGTACTTATCAAAACACGCTGGCTAGCGCTGCCGACCCGATACGCGCCATAGGTATGGCTGCGTACATGAAGAATCAATTTATCTTCATGGGCATACCCACCCCTACCCGCAGGAAATTGCTCGCGTCGTTTGAGTTCAAAATCAAACAAGACAGTAGCGCGGACGAGATATTGGCGCTCGCACACGCGCTGTATCAACTAGCCGAGCGCGAATATCACTACAGTGCGCTTGACTTGCTGGTGCGCTGCCAAAGCAAACTCAGCGCCGAGCATTTACCCGCCTTGGAAGCACTAATCACAACGCACAGTTGGTGGAATACGGTCGATCTATTGGCGAGCAAAGTCGTCGGCCAGCTCGTCCAAACCGACCGCACCCTCGTGACGCGGATGGATGAATTGGTCAGCCACCCCAATCTCTGGCTGCGTCGCACCGCGATTTTGTATCAATTGGGCTGGAAAACCGACACCGATCAGGCGCGCCTATTTCACGCCTGCCTTGCCAATGCCGCCGAGACGGATTTCTTTATTCGCAAAGCCATTGGCTGGGCGCTGCGCCAATATGCACGGGTCGAGCCCGCGGCGGTGGCGGATTTTGTTACGCAGCATCGTGCGCAATTATCGGCCTTATCACAGCGTGAAGCACTGAAACACTTAGCAAATTAG
- the purE gene encoding 5-(carboxyamino)imidazole ribonucleotide mutase: MIQVGVVMGSNSDWDVMQHAAKQLKAFGVEFECKVVSAHRTPDLLFQYAETAAERGLTCIIAGAGGAAHLPGMLAAKTTVPVLGVPVPSKYLRGEDSLLSIVQMPKGIPVATFAIGEAGAANAGLFAVAMLAGGKPELAKQLNDFRETQKQTVLDMELPEVE, translated from the coding sequence ATGATTCAAGTCGGCGTAGTAATGGGTAGCAACAGCGATTGGGATGTGATGCAACACGCGGCCAAGCAGCTTAAAGCCTTTGGCGTCGAGTTTGAATGCAAAGTGGTTTCTGCACACCGCACGCCCGATCTTTTATTTCAATACGCCGAAACCGCGGCCGAACGTGGCCTGACCTGCATTATTGCGGGCGCAGGTGGCGCGGCGCATTTGCCAGGCATGTTGGCGGCGAAAACGACCGTTCCCGTACTGGGCGTACCCGTACCATCAAAATATCTGCGCGGTGAAGATTCGCTGCTGTCGATTGTACAAATGCCCAAAGGCATTCCCGTTGCGACTTTCGCAATTGGTGAAGCCGGCGCGGCCAACGCGGGTTTATTTGCCGTGGCGATGCTCGCGGGCGGTAAGCCTGAGCTGGCCAAGCAATTGAATGACTTCCGCGAAACGCAAAAACAAACCGTGCTCGACATGGAATTACCCGAAGTAGAATGA
- a CDS encoding substrate-binding periplasmic protein — translation MRFWGILLGLLLAAAAYSGEPIKACGGESNWPPMSYIQAPSVKVEGLSADILRNIFVDPQVELRPWLRCLFEVQEAHQDIVMSAFKTPERETQFLFSRAYHSLTPSYIYARSRFSKPPIHSLADLSRYKVCALHGSATFYTKLPKEAVESSANNYTALMKKLAAGYCDVVVDMREVFLGFAKLDLLPVNIKEFPIAALPETEKYPIHFAVSRRHPEGAALIDRIDQALNNMQRSGQLAALIAQYQK, via the coding sequence ATGCGGTTCTGGGGAATATTGTTGGGTCTATTGCTCGCGGCGGCGGCTTATTCAGGCGAGCCGATCAAGGCGTGTGGCGGTGAAAGTAATTGGCCGCCGATGTCCTATATCCAAGCGCCCAGCGTTAAAGTCGAGGGCTTGTCGGCTGACATTTTGCGCAATATCTTTGTTGATCCGCAGGTTGAGCTTCGGCCATGGCTACGATGTTTATTTGAAGTCCAAGAGGCTCATCAAGACATTGTCATGTCGGCGTTCAAGACACCAGAACGTGAAACCCAGTTTCTATTTTCTCGCGCCTATCACAGCCTGACGCCTTCTTATATCTATGCGCGATCGCGCTTTAGCAAGCCGCCGATTCACAGCTTGGCCGATCTGTCCCGCTATAAAGTTTGCGCATTGCATGGCAGTGCGACGTTTTATACCAAGCTACCCAAAGAGGCCGTGGAAAGTAGCGCCAACAATTACACGGCGTTGATGAAAAAGCTGGCGGCAGGCTATTGTGATGTGGTGGTGGACATGCGAGAAGTATTTCTTGGCTTTGCCAAGCTCGATTTATTGCCAGTGAATATCAAAGAGTTTCCAATCGCCGCTTTGCCCGAAACTGAAAAATACCCGATTCATTTTGCCGTGAGTCGTCGCCATCCTGAAGGGGCGGCGTTGATTGATCGTATCGATCAAGCGCTTAATAATATGCAGCGCAGCGGTCAATTAGCAGCTTTGATTGCTCAATATCAAAAGTAA